In one Nicotiana tomentosiformis chromosome 6, ASM39032v3, whole genome shotgun sequence genomic region, the following are encoded:
- the LOC138894411 gene encoding cytochrome P450 89A2-like gives MTNTKNKETPTRSLYLPSDWDVTIQEKLYKEICQVVESTPLLQSIKNNKVIEEAVKEEDLQKMPYLKAVILEGLRRHPPTHFVLPHRVTEDMELNGYVIPKNATINFMVGEMGLDPNVWDDPMEFKPERFLVDGDGTLQEFDITGSREIKMMPFGAGRRICPGYGSAMLHLQYFVANLIWQFEWKPVEGDEVDLTEGSDFTVTMKNPLRARISPRCCTGSL, from the exons ATGACAAACACAA AAAACAAAGAAACTCCCACCAGGTCCCTTTATCTTCCCAGTGATTGGGATGTTACCATTCAGgaaaaattgtataaagaaatATGCCAAGTTGTGGAATCAACACCATTATTACAATCAATTAAGAACAATAAGGTGATAGAGGAGGCAGTGAAGGAGGAGGATTTACAGAAAATGCCATACTTGAAAGCAGTGATTTTGGAAGGTCTTAGGCGACATCCACCAACTCACTTTGTTCTGCCACATAGGGTAACAGAGGATATGGAGTTGAACGGCTATGTTATACCCAAGAACGCTACCATCAATTTTATGGTGGGGGAAATGGGCTTGGACCCAAATGTGTGGGATGATCCAATGGAATTCAAGCCAGAGAGATTCTTGGTGGATGGAGATGGAACTCTTCAAGAGTTTGATATAACAGGAAGTCGAGAGATCAAGATGATGCCATTTGGTGCAGGGAGGAGAATATGCCCAGGCTATGGCTCTGCTATGCTCCATTTACAGTACTTTGTGGCTAATTTGATTTGGCAATTTGAATGGAAGCCTGTGGAGGGAGATGAAGTTGATCTAACAGAAGGGTCAGATTTCACCGTTACAATGAAGAATCCATTGCGAGCTCGCATCAGTCCCAGGTGTTGTACGGGGAGCTTATAG
- the LOC138893371 gene encoding uncharacterized protein translates to MDLRKLVGLLLLVFISLLEMLLKKIAVSVLSFVGFSDSQRSPSNSREMQRVVSSPRIRLKDGRWLAYRERGVPMDKSLHRIILVHGINSSKDKDFLATQEILEEMRIYMLQFDRAGYGESDINPKRSLESEACDIEEVADQLQIGSKFYLISVSAGSYPAWNCLRRIPHRLSGVAFVVPIINYKWNSLPHDLIKNDHNNKLWRLVIWLARYAPGLLYSFFTQKSNNVFSGNSALLSKKDREVAKNANRSEVFDPKLYPKQSDFESLLQDFTLAYGKWDFDPLEFGNPFPDEKESSVHIWQGYEDNIVPCRLQRYVSKRLPWIHYHEVSDGGHALWHVGPIGEAILRSLLLREQDTTPQSA, encoded by the exons atggattTAAGGAAACTTGTTGGCTTGCTTCTATTAGTTTTCATATCCCTTCTGGAGATGCTTTTAAAGAAAATTGCAGTTTCGGTGTTAAGTTTCGTGGGGTTTTCTGATTCTCAAAGATCACCATCGAATAGCAGGGAAATGCAGAGAGTTGTTTCTTCACCAAGAATCAGACTAAAGGATGGAAGATGGCTGGCATACAGAGAAAGAGGAGTCCCAATGGACAAATCCCTTCACAGAATCATCCTTGTCCATGGGATTAACAGCTCCAAAGATAAGGATTTTCTTGCAACCCAA GAAATCCTAGAGGAGATGAGGATATATATGCTACAGTTTGATAGAGCTGGATATGGGGAAAGTGATATAAATCCTAAACGGTCATTAGAAAGTGAAGCTTGTGATATAGAAGAAGTAGCTGATCAACTACAAATAGGATCAAAATTCTATCTAATTTCAGTTTCTGCTGGAAGCTATCCTGCCTGGAATTGCCTCAGACGCATACCACACAGGCTATCAGGCGTGGCTTTTGTTGTTCCAATAATCAACTACAAATGGAACTCCCTTCCTCATGATTTGATCAAGAACGATCATAATAACAAGCTTTGGCGATTAGTAATTTGGCTCGCACGCTATGCTCCTGGGTTACTCTACTCATTTTTTACACAAAAATCGAACAATGTTTTCTCGGGCAATTCTGCATTGTTAAGCAAAAAGGACAGGGAAGTTGCAAAGAATGCAAATAGATCGGAAGTTTTTGACCCG AAACTTTATCCGAAGCAAAGTGATTTTGAGTCTCTTCTCCAAGACTTCACCTTGGCTTATGGAAAGTGGGACTTTGATCCACTAGAATTTGGTAATCCATTTCCTGATGAAAAAGAAAGCTCAGTTCATATTTGGCAAGGTTATGAGGACAACATAGTACCTTGTCGCTTACAAAGATATGTTTCCAAAAGGCTACCTTGGATTCATTATCATGAAGTTAGTGATGGTGGACATGCGTTGTGGCATGTTGGTCCAATCGGTGAAGCTATCTTGAGGTCCCTTCTACTTCGTGAACAAGACACAACACCACAGAGTGCTTGA